From the genome of Geminocystis herdmanii PCC 6308, one region includes:
- a CDS encoding HpsJ family protein: MKVSSSFISLCLSLVGGILLISSLIEYLFLVFPLQFQDQTWQITVTNGLVDRGIVPLMSISLLLIAWWIHDNNINEKAGKIIRIPVFIIASILGLIFLLLVPLHLTNINSVSGDLMAQITQKVQQQQTQIQGFVAQLDAIAKNPEQLKQEIAQRNQVIEAGGLIQGQQLNPQELELITSQRDQLQQMLDLSQKPDELQAKLEEVEIRLRGELKEMENNEISKAKTIALKQSLRTSISSLMLSIAYIVIGWLGLQMMMVKSKKVSE, translated from the coding sequence ATGAAAGTCAGTTCTAGTTTTATTAGTCTTTGTTTAAGTTTAGTCGGAGGTATTCTTTTAATTTCATCTTTAATTGAATATCTTTTTTTGGTTTTTCCCTTACAATTTCAAGATCAAACTTGGCAAATAACCGTTACTAATGGTTTAGTCGATCGAGGTATTGTTCCTTTAATGTCTATTTCTTTATTATTAATAGCATGGTGGATTCATGATAATAATATTAATGAAAAAGCAGGAAAAATAATTCGTATTCCTGTGTTTATTATTGCCAGTATTTTAGGCTTAATCTTTTTGTTATTAGTTCCCTTACATTTAACTAATATTAATAGTGTTAGTGGTGATTTAATGGCTCAAATTACCCAAAAAGTTCAGCAACAACAGACGCAAATACAAGGATTTGTAGCTCAATTGGATGCCATTGCCAAAAATCCTGAACAGTTAAAACAGGAAATTGCTCAACGTAATCAAGTTATCGAAGCGGGAGGATTAATACAAGGGCAACAGCTTAACCCTCAAGAGTTAGAGTTAATTACCAGTCAAAGAGATCAACTACAACAAATGTTAGATTTATCTCAAAAACCTGATGAGTTACAAGCTAAACTTGAAGAAGTTGAAATTAGATTACGAGGTGAATTGAAAGAGATGGAAAATAATGAAATTAGTAAGGCAAAAACCATCGCTTTAAAACAAAGTTTACGCACTTCTATTAGTAGTTTAATGCTTTCGATCGCTTATATTGTCATCGGTTGGTTAGGATTACAAATGATGATGGTTAAGAGTAAAAAAGTCAGCGAATAA
- a CDS encoding HypC/HybG/HupF family hydrogenase formation chaperone, producing the protein MCLAIPGKIVSIEGENPLEKKGKVSFGGVLKEVSLAYTPDARIGNYVVVHVGFALNVIDEEEAQKTLTILNQVL; encoded by the coding sequence ATGTGTTTAGCGATACCGGGTAAAATAGTCAGCATTGAAGGAGAAAATCCCCTCGAAAAGAAAGGAAAAGTCAGTTTTGGGGGAGTGTTAAAAGAAGTTAGTCTTGCCTATACCCCAGATGCTCGAATTGGTAATTATGTCGTAGTTCATGTGGGTTTTGCCCTCAATGTCATTGATGAAGAAGAAGCACAAAAAACTTTAACCATTTTAAATCAAGTATTATAA
- a CDS encoding RNA-guided endonuclease InsQ/TnpB family protein, with the protein MQLVERHIITKTHSFWSSLDQVCFASKNLYNKANYNIRQSLIFCGEFSSYNLLDKVLKSTPEYRALPAKVAQQTLRNLEQNWSSFFAGIKEYKSHPEKFLGKPKLPKYKDKNGRHLVIYTAQAVSKKSLKQGSIKLSGLDFSFPSKIRGEKLHQVRVVPKNNYYIIEVIYEKEEVKPKDKTEKIAAIDLGINNLIALTSNQQGFTPILINGRILKSINQFYNLKKAKLQKQLPLGQYWSNRLSLLTRKREEKINDYFHKVSSYLVNLLLESEIDTLVIGKNKNWKQKVELGKRNNQNFTSIPHNKLIEKIKYKCQLVGITVIEREESYTSVASFLDLDEMPTYGVVREEEKVKFSGRRIKRGLYRSGSGKLINADVNASYNILRKAFPKAFVEGIERCVVHPRLVTSTKQKMKVST; encoded by the coding sequence ATGCAGTTAGTCGAAAGACATATTATTACAAAAACTCACTCTTTTTGGTCATCACTAGATCAAGTGTGTTTTGCTTCTAAAAATCTGTACAATAAAGCTAACTATAATATCCGACAAAGCCTGATTTTTTGTGGAGAATTTTCGAGCTATAATCTCCTTGATAAAGTCTTAAAATCAACTCCTGAATATCGAGCATTACCAGCTAAAGTCGCTCAACAAACCCTGAGAAACTTAGAACAAAATTGGAGTTCTTTTTTTGCAGGTATAAAAGAGTATAAATCACATCCAGAAAAGTTTTTAGGAAAACCTAAATTACCTAAATATAAAGACAAAAATGGACGACATTTAGTGATTTATACCGCTCAAGCTGTAAGTAAAAAGAGTTTAAAACAAGGATCAATTAAATTATCGGGTTTAGACTTTTCTTTTCCTAGTAAAATTCGGGGAGAAAAGTTACATCAAGTGAGAGTAGTTCCCAAAAATAACTACTATATCATAGAGGTAATTTATGAAAAAGAGGAGGTAAAACCAAAAGATAAAACAGAAAAAATAGCTGCTATAGATTTAGGCATAAACAATTTAATAGCGTTAACATCAAATCAGCAAGGATTCACCCCAATTCTGATTAACGGGCGGATATTAAAGAGCATAAATCAATTTTATAATCTCAAAAAAGCTAAATTACAAAAACAACTGCCATTGGGACAATATTGGTCAAATCGTCTAAGTTTGTTAACAAGAAAAAGAGAGGAAAAAATAAATGATTACTTTCATAAAGTAAGTAGTTATTTAGTAAATCTGTTATTAGAGTCAGAAATAGATACTTTAGTAATAGGAAAAAATAAAAACTGGAAACAAAAAGTGGAATTGGGAAAAAGAAATAATCAAAATTTTACGAGTATTCCCCATAATAAATTGATAGAAAAAATAAAATATAAATGTCAATTAGTGGGAATAACAGTAATAGAAAGAGAGGAATCCTATACAAGTGTAGCCAGTTTTTTAGACTTAGATGAAATGCCGACTTATGGGGTTGTAAGAGAGGAAGAAAAAGTAAAATTTAGTGGCAGAAGAATAAAAAGAGGTTTATATCGTAGTGGCAGTGGAAAACTGATCAATGCTGATGTAAATGCAAGTTATAACATATTGAGAAAAGCATTCCCTAAAGCATTTGTGGAAGGGATAGAGAGGTGCGTAGTTCACCCCCGGTTGGTAACATCAACGAAACAAAAGATGAAGGTGAGTACCTGA
- a CDS encoding PBP1A family penicillin-binding protein: MDNRSSGTESYISKVVTTIWHNVQNQLPIPRLKPNARVAGIYVKNGQEKHRSFYPLLGDRYIIGRSTKSCDIVIRSAIISQTHCVIERDTNNPEKFIIRDLNSTNGVYLGNQRYQSLTLEHNDRITLGPPELADVIEIHFDKSLPKWLTLARYGLISSGIGVLLLMVWLGFQWSQYDVYPIPDHVGGSTVVYGDDGKTLLSPRIDSPHRELDSLQEFSPYLPQALMASEDSRYYWHFGVDPIGILRAILINKQGETQQGASTITQQLARSIYPDVGRENNLQRKLREMIVATKLEAVYSKDEIMKTYLNRVYLGVHLYGFEDAAQFYFGKSARDLDLVESATLVAILPAPNAYNPVQDYDTAIQFRNRVIERMLNLGMITKEEASKARRSRIYLSPKAQETLSNILAPYYYSYVFQEMNRLLGSNLTQEGDFIIETALNPKIQAIAEESLKNHLATNGKQNNFSQGAIATIRGKNGEIVALVGGKDYRESQFNRATQAKRQPGSTFKVFAYTAALEAGISANKSYSCSPLRWQGFTYRGCERTGGGTNMYVGMAQSENAIALRIAKDVGLNKVVETAKKLGIKSELKAVPGLILGQSEVTVLEITGAYTPFANQGIWSRPHAIRVIRDGRDCEDFEKHNTCREIYRFNENKDEQKQVINSKIAQTMNTMLRQVITSGTGRSASVGKDEAGKTGTTNKGVDLWFIGYVTQDNLVTGIWLGNDNNSPTNSSSGQAAILWGNYMKKALAIN; this comes from the coding sequence ATGGATAATCGATCGAGCGGTACAGAATCTTATATAAGTAAAGTAGTAACGACTATTTGGCATAATGTCCAAAATCAGTTACCGATTCCTCGTTTAAAGCCGAATGCAAGGGTAGCTGGAATTTACGTCAAAAATGGACAAGAAAAACACCGCTCTTTTTATCCTTTGTTGGGCGATCGATATATCATAGGTAGAAGCACTAAAAGTTGTGATATTGTTATCCGCAGTGCCATTATCAGTCAAACCCACTGCGTCATCGAAAGAGATACTAATAACCCCGAAAAATTTATTATTCGTGACTTAAATTCTACAAATGGCGTTTATTTAGGCAATCAACGCTATCAATCCCTTACCCTTGAGCATAACGATCGTATCACATTAGGACCTCCAGAATTAGCCGATGTCATTGAGATACATTTTGATAAATCTCTCCCTAAATGGTTAACCCTTGCCCGTTATGGTTTAATCAGTAGTGGTATTGGCGTATTGTTACTTATGGTTTGGTTGGGTTTTCAGTGGAGTCAATATGACGTTTATCCTATCCCTGATCATGTGGGCGGTTCAACAGTAGTGTATGGTGATGATGGTAAAACCTTACTTTCTCCCCGTATCGATTCTCCTCATCGAGAGTTAGATAGTTTACAAGAATTTTCCCCCTACTTACCCCAAGCCTTAATGGCATCGGAAGACAGTCGCTATTATTGGCATTTTGGGGTTGATCCTATCGGCATACTCAGGGCAATATTAATTAATAAACAGGGAGAAACTCAACAGGGTGCTAGTACTATAACTCAACAACTAGCTCGAAGTATCTATCCCGATGTGGGCAGAGAAAATAATTTACAGCGCAAACTGCGAGAAATGATAGTAGCAACCAAGCTAGAAGCAGTTTACAGCAAAGATGAAATTATGAAAACCTATCTTAATCGTGTTTATCTGGGGGTGCATTTATACGGTTTTGAAGATGCTGCCCAATTTTATTTTGGCAAATCCGCCAGAGACTTAGACTTAGTAGAATCTGCTACCCTCGTGGCAATTTTACCCGCCCCCAATGCCTATAACCCTGTACAAGATTACGATACAGCGATTCAATTCCGTAATCGAGTTATTGAAAGAATGCTCAATTTAGGCATGATAACCAAAGAAGAAGCATCTAAGGCTAGACGATCGAGAATTTATCTTAGCCCAAAAGCGCAGGAAACTTTATCAAATATTTTAGCACCCTATTACTATAGTTACGTCTTTCAAGAAATGAATCGCCTATTGGGTAGTAATTTGACACAAGAAGGAGATTTTATCATTGAAACCGCCTTAAACCCCAAAATTCAAGCTATAGCTGAAGAGAGCCTGAAAAATCATCTTGCTACTAATGGAAAACAAAACAACTTCTCTCAAGGTGCGATCGCCACTATTCGAGGCAAAAATGGAGAAATAGTCGCCTTAGTAGGAGGAAAAGACTATCGAGAAAGTCAGTTTAATCGAGCTACTCAAGCCAAAAGACAACCCGGCTCAACTTTTAAGGTTTTTGCCTATACAGCCGCCCTAGAAGCAGGAATTTCCGCAAATAAGAGCTATTCTTGCTCCCCTCTCCGATGGCAAGGATTCACCTATCGAGGTTGTGAAAGAACGGGGGGAGGTACTAATATGTATGTAGGCATGGCTCAGTCAGAAAATGCGATCGCGCTAAGAATTGCTAAAGATGTAGGCTTAAATAAAGTAGTAGAAACAGCGAAAAAATTAGGTATCAAATCAGAGTTAAAAGCCGTACCCGGTTTAATATTAGGACAAAGTGAAGTAACAGTCTTAGAAATTACGGGCGCTTATACTCCTTTTGCGAATCAAGGCATTTGGTCACGTCCCCACGCTATAAGAGTAATTCGAGATGGGAGAGATTGTGAAGATTTTGAAAAACATAACACCTGCCGAGAAATTTACCGTTTCAATGAGAATAAAGACGAGCAAAAACAAGTTATTAATTCCAAAATTGCCCAAACCATGAATACGATGTTACGACAGGTAATTACTTCAGGCACGGGGAGAAGTGCATCCGTAGGCAAAGATGAAGCAGGAAAAACAGGCACAACCAATAAAGGCGTTGACTTGTGGTTTATAGGCTACGTCACTCAAGATAATCTTGTGACGGGCATTTGGTTAGGCAATGATAATAATTCACCTACCAATAGTAGTAGTGGACAAGCAGCGATATTATGGGGTAATTATATGAAAAAGGCATTAGCAATTAATTAG
- a CDS encoding Rpn family recombination-promoting nuclease/putative transposase: MFDNVCKFLAENYSEDFAQWLLGYKVTLTELKPTELSLQPIRADSLILLQSENLVLHLEFQTDTDETMAFRMIDYRLRVYRRYPQKQMKQVVIYLRKTASELAQQNNFRLEKTYHEFDVIRLWEQPPELFMTQLGLLPLAVLSSGENPKMVLTQIAQTIKQESDTTTKNNLLAISSILAGLVLNETTIKQILRSDIMKESVIYQEILREGEIKGQLEGKLEVALNLLRNEMTIEQVVMLTGLPQDTIEELAQTLTKD, from the coding sequence ATGTTTGATAACGTATGCAAATTTTTAGCCGAAAACTATAGCGAAGACTTTGCCCAATGGCTATTAGGCTATAAAGTCACTTTAACAGAATTAAAACCCACTGAGTTATCATTGCAACCAATTCGGGCAGATTCTCTTATTTTATTACAATCGGAAAACCTAGTTTTACATCTAGAATTTCAAACGGACACCGATGAAACAATGGCATTTCGGATGATTGATTATCGATTGAGGGTATATCGCCGTTATCCCCAAAAACAGATGAAACAAGTAGTAATTTATCTGCGAAAAACTGCTTCTGAATTAGCACAACAAAATAATTTCCGCTTAGAGAAAACCTACCATGAATTTGATGTAATTCGACTTTGGGAGCAACCACCCGAATTATTTATGACTCAATTAGGTTTATTACCTTTAGCAGTGCTATCGTCAGGAGAAAATCCTAAAATGGTATTAACCCAGATAGCTCAAACTATTAAACAAGAGTCTGATACCACGACAAAAAACAACTTATTAGCAATATCCAGTATTTTAGCGGGATTAGTTTTAAACGAGACAACCATTAAACAAATATTAAGGAGCGACATTATGAAAGAATCAGTAATTTACCAAGAAATACTCCGAGAAGGAGAAATTAAAGGTCAATTGGAAGGTAAATTAGAAGTTGCACTCAATTTGCTCAGAAATGAAATGACGATCGAACAAGTGGTAATGTTAACAGGTTTACCCCAAGATACTATTGAGGAGTTAGCCCAAACTTTAACGAAGGATTGA
- a CDS encoding ATP-binding cassette domain-containing protein — translation MNVLEFKNVSYQREGMNSPLKDVNFTIEQGELVQLKGSNGAGKSTIIDFILGIREPDSGEITIFNESPTDLKHKFKTGTVIQNLTFPNGIKLRKWINLIESHYPKVKEKVNSSLQKLENQEQNEDLRQNKYNCEFSGGQQRKISFALAQAGNPDFLILDEPTSNLSPENCQKIGQQIQEFSNEGKTILLVDWTSEIGVNPHKTLILENGQVTVEKGISLEKLESKQSQHEEKKPSLFHWIGLLFQHINFNIYQTIQLDKRYLIISLFITVVYAGFISYIPRIFPLEGTGISHSFIVANAYSFYLALMAITITGNTISIERQNETLNKILKILPLPPVIYLSAKVIASLLIVTILTFFMVGITVLLSDIPSSELLILSFGFILGVIPFLFLGVALGYFFGQKVIQSIALVSCFSLMLPLYLANILEPFKNALEQSSKWIKWFNVGELLSNYFATLSPFYHNIQLLLYFEKEQHYDLYTNIHKMWVILYIVFTLIVALWAYQTVVKKDAKA, via the coding sequence ATGAACGTATTAGAATTTAAAAATGTTAGCTACCAAAGAGAGGGAATGAATTCCCCTTTAAAAGATGTAAATTTTACCATTGAACAAGGTGAGTTAGTCCAATTAAAAGGCAGTAATGGAGCAGGAAAATCTACCATCATTGACTTTATTTTAGGCATTCGAGAACCCGATAGCGGAGAAATAACCATTTTTAATGAATCCCCCACTGACTTAAAACATAAATTTAAAACAGGGACAGTAATTCAAAATTTAACATTTCCTAATGGCATTAAATTAAGAAAATGGATTAACTTAATCGAAAGTCATTATCCCAAAGTCAAAGAAAAAGTAAACTCATCTTTACAAAAATTAGAAAATCAAGAACAAAATGAGGACTTAAGGCAGAATAAATATAATTGTGAATTTTCTGGAGGACAACAAAGAAAAATTTCTTTTGCCCTTGCCCAAGCAGGAAATCCAGATTTTCTAATTTTGGACGAACCCACGAGTAATTTATCCCCTGAAAATTGTCAAAAAATTGGGCAACAAATTCAAGAGTTTAGCAATGAAGGTAAAACTATTTTACTTGTTGATTGGACTTCGGAAATAGGAGTAAATCCCCATAAAACTTTAATCTTAGAAAATGGACAAGTTACAGTAGAAAAAGGTATATCCTTAGAAAAATTAGAATCCAAACAATCTCAACATGAGGAGAAAAAACCTAGTCTATTTCACTGGATAGGCTTATTATTTCAACATATTAATTTTAACATTTATCAAACCATCCAACTTGATAAAAGATACCTCATAATATCTTTATTTATCACTGTTGTCTATGCTGGTTTTATTTCCTATATCCCCCGTATATTCCCATTAGAGGGTACAGGTATTAGTCATTCTTTTATTGTTGCTAATGCCTATTCTTTTTATTTAGCATTAATGGCGATCACAATTACAGGAAATACTATTTCGATCGAGCGTCAAAATGAGACGTTAAATAAAATATTAAAAATACTACCTTTACCTCCCGTAATTTATCTTTCTGCAAAAGTAATTGCATCTTTATTAATCGTAACTATTCTCACTTTTTTCATGGTTGGAATAACAGTTTTATTAAGTGATATTCCTTCATCGGAGTTACTAATTTTATCCTTTGGTTTTATACTAGGGGTGATACCTTTTCTCTTTTTAGGAGTAGCATTAGGTTATTTCTTTGGACAAAAAGTGATTCAATCAATAGCATTAGTTAGTTGCTTTTCATTAATGCTTCCCCTTTATCTCGCCAATATATTAGAACCTTTTAAAAATGCTTTAGAACAATCTAGTAAATGGATTAAATGGTTTAATGTTGGGGAATTATTAAGCAACTATTTTGCTACTTTATCACCCTTTTATCATAATATTCAATTACTATTATATTTTGAAAAAGAACAACATTACGATCTTTATACCAATATCCATAAAATGTGGGTAATTCTGTATATCGTTTTTACTTTAATTGTCGCCTTATGGGCTTATCAAACAGTCGTGAAAAAAGATGCTAAGGCATAA
- a CDS encoding Uma2 family endonuclease, with amino-acid sequence MSNLTIDCRSIELTHDKFYQLCVNNRNLKFEKNSKGDLVIMSPVGDISSNCNIEIAYQLQAWSRQNTKGIAFDSSAGFILPNNAIRSPDASWISLEKWQLIPDEEKEKFARICPDFIIELMSPSDSLKDTQEKMKEYQENGCKLGWLINRKNHQVEIYRENQTVEILDNPNTLSGENILVNFVLNLELIW; translated from the coding sequence ATGAGTAACCTAACTATTGATTGTCGATCGATCGAATTAACCCATGATAAATTTTATCAATTATGTGTCAATAATCGTAACCTTAAATTTGAGAAGAATAGTAAAGGAGATTTAGTTATTATGTCACCAGTAGGAGATATTAGCAGTAACTGCAATATTGAAATTGCCTATCAATTACAAGCATGGAGTCGTCAAAATACGAAGGGGATTGCTTTTGATTCTTCTGCTGGTTTTATCTTACCAAATAACGCCATTAGATCGCCCGATGCGTCTTGGATTTCTTTGGAAAAATGGCAATTAATTCCTGATGAAGAAAAAGAAAAATTTGCTCGTATTTGCCCTGATTTTATCATTGAATTAATGTCTCCCAGTGATAGTTTAAAAGATACTCAAGAAAAAATGAAAGAATATCAGGAAAACGGTTGTAAATTAGGTTGGTTAATTAACAGAAAAAATCATCAAGTCGAGATTTATCGAGAAAATCAAACAGTAGAAATATTAGACAACCCTAACACTTTATCAGGAGAAAATATTTTAGTTAATTTTGTGTTAAATTTAGAACTTATTTGGTAG
- a CDS encoding Uma2 family endonuclease, which yields MSNLTIDCRSIELTHDKFYQLCINNRNLKFEKNYRGDLVIMSPVGDISSNRNARLIQQLLNWSDQYKIGIVFDSSAGFILPNNAIRSPDASWISWEKWQLIPDEEKEKFARICPDFIIELMSPSDSLKDTQEKMKEYQENGCKLGWLINRKNHQVEIYRENQTVEILDNPNTLSGENILVNFVLNLELIW from the coding sequence ATGAGTAACTTAACTATTGATTGTCGATCGATCGAATTAACCCATGATAAATTTTATCAATTATGTATAAATAATCGTAACCTTAAATTTGAGAAAAATTATAGAGGAGATTTAGTTATTATGTCACCAGTAGGGGATATTAGTAGTAACCGCAATGCTAGATTAATTCAACAATTATTAAATTGGTCAGATCAGTATAAAATAGGCATAGTATTTGATTCTTCTGCTGGTTTTATCTTACCAAATAATGCCATTCGATCGCCCGATGCGTCTTGGATTTCTTGGGAAAAATGGCAACTAATTCCTGATGAAGAAAAAGAAAAATTTGCTCGTATTTGCCCTGATTTTATCATTGAATTAATGTCTCCCAGTGATAGTTTAAAAGATACTCAAGAAAAAATGAAAGAATATCAGGAAAACGGTTGTAAATTAGGTTGGTTAATTAACCGCAAAAATCATCAAGTCGAGATTTATCGAGAAAATCAAACAGTAGAAATATTAGACAACCCTAACACTTTATCAGGAGAAAATATTTTAGTTAATTTTGTGTTAAATTTAGAACTTATTTGGTAG
- a CDS encoding Uma2 family endonuclease, giving the protein MSNLTIDCRSIELTHDKFYQLCVNNRNVKFEKNSKGDLVIMSPVGDISSNRNASIIAQLWIWNTRSNLGIVFDSSAGFILPNNAVRSPDASWISLAKWQLIPDEEKEKFARICPDFVIELMSPSDSLKDTQEKMKEYQENSCQLGWLINRKNRQVEIYREDKTVEILDNPNTLSGENILVNFVLNLELIW; this is encoded by the coding sequence ATGAGTAACTTAACTATTGATTGTCGATCGATCGAATTAACCCATGATAAATTTTATCAATTATGTGTCAATAATCGTAATGTCAAATTTGAGAAAAATAGTAAAGGAGATTTAGTTATTATGTCACCAGTAGGGGATATTAGTAGTAACCGCAATGCTAGTATAATAGCTCAATTATGGATATGGAATACTCGATCGAATTTAGGCATAGTTTTTGATTCTTCTGCTGGTTTTATCTTACCAAATAATGCAGTTCGATCTCCTGATGCTTCTTGGATTTCTTTAGCAAAATGGCAACTAATTCCCGATGAAGAAAAAGAAAAATTTGCCCGTATTTGTCCCGATTTTGTCATTGAATTAATGTCTCCCAGTGACAGCTTAAAAGACACCCAAGAAAAGATGAAAGAATATCAAGAAAATAGTTGTCAATTGGGATGGTTAATTAACCGCAAAAATCGTCAAGTCGAGATTTATCGAGAAGATAAAACAGTAGAAATATTAGACAACCCTAACACTTTATCCGGGGAAAATATTTTAGTTAATTTTGTCTTAAATTTAGAACTTATTTGGTAA
- the aroQ gene encoding type II 3-dehydroquinate dehydratase has product MSKFSILVLNGPNLNLLGKREPNIYGHLTLEDINKMLEQEATKLDVTLSCLQSNHEGFLVDSIHNALNHHQGILINAGAYTHTSVAIRDALAGVAIPVVEVHLSNIYRREDFRHHSYIAAIAIGQISGFGGQSYLLGLQALVNYLQEK; this is encoded by the coding sequence TTGTCCAAGTTTAGCATTTTAGTCTTAAATGGTCCTAATCTTAATCTTTTAGGCAAAAGAGAACCGAATATCTACGGACATCTTACCCTAGAAGATATTAACAAGATGTTGGAGCAAGAGGCAACAAAATTAGATGTCACCCTCTCTTGTTTACAATCCAACCATGAAGGGTTTTTAGTCGATTCAATCCATAACGCTTTGAATCATCATCAGGGTATTTTAATTAATGCTGGTGCTTATACTCATACAAGTGTAGCCATCCGAGATGCTTTAGCCGGGGTGGCTATTCCTGTGGTGGAAGTTCATCTTAGTAATATTTATCGTCGAGAAGATTTCCGTCATCATTCATATATAGCTGCGATCGCCATCGGACAAATAAGCGGTTTTGGTGGGCAAAGTTATCTTTTAGGGTTACAGGCTTTGGTTAATTATCTTCAAGAAAAATAG
- the pipX gene encoding transcriptional coactivator PipX: MSTEIYINHPNFGLLYRLCVVEKNEELFTTLYAQRLFFKVIIQPQETIFEPLSRTEARLLVEAKLRRLRGNGEWEAYKQVNELYQRTFQ, encoded by the coding sequence ATGAGTACAGAAATATATATAAATCATCCCAATTTTGGTCTTCTTTATCGTTTGTGTGTCGTGGAAAAAAACGAGGAATTATTCACGACATTATATGCTCAACGTCTTTTTTTCAAGGTGATTATTCAACCCCAAGAAACAATTTTTGAGCCATTAAGTCGCACAGAAGCGCGTTTATTAGTAGAAGCAAAATTACGCCGTCTTCGGGGTAATGGTGAATGGGAGGCTTATAAACAAGTCAACGAGCTTTATCAACGAACTTTTCAATAA
- a CDS encoding YggS family pyridoxal phosphate-dependent enzyme has product MNDNLVHRLREIQTTIPSHVRLIAVSKTVPLEAMVMVYGEGIRDFAENKLQDAIAKQEQLKDFSDICWHFIGHLQTNKAKKAIECFSWIHSVDSLKLAQKLDTYSQQALDEKVITDLPQICLQVKILPDENKHGWSISQLYEDLETLKSFKYLNIRGLMTILPLGLSSDEILSAFAQARDLLENIKDSFNSNFDQLSMGMSGDYLLAIEAGATMVRLGTIIFGDRKPY; this is encoded by the coding sequence ATGAATGATAATCTTGTCCATAGATTAAGAGAAATTCAAACAACTATCCCTTCCCATGTGCGGTTAATTGCCGTGTCGAAAACTGTACCCCTAGAAGCGATGGTAATGGTTTACGGTGAGGGGATAAGAGATTTTGCTGAGAATAAATTACAGGATGCCATTGCCAAACAAGAACAGTTAAAGGATTTTTCTGATATTTGTTGGCATTTTATTGGGCATTTACAGACGAATAAGGCAAAAAAAGCCATAGAATGTTTTTCTTGGATTCATTCTGTGGATAGCCTCAAGTTAGCTCAAAAATTAGATACTTATAGTCAACAAGCCTTAGATGAAAAAGTTATTACTGATTTACCTCAAATTTGTTTACAAGTAAAAATATTACCTGACGAGAATAAACATGGTTGGAGTATCAGTCAACTATACGAAGATTTGGAGACTTTAAAATCCTTTAAGTATCTGAATATTCGAGGATTAATGACTATTTTACCCTTGGGGTTATCTTCCGATGAAATTTTATCGGCTTTTGCTCAAGCTAGAGATTTACTAGAGAATATTAAGGATTCCTTTAATTCTAATTTTGATCAATTATCCATGGGAATGTCTGGAGATTATTTATTAGCCATCGAGGCGGGTGCTACTATGGTAAGATTGGGAACTATTATTTTTGGCGATCGTAAACCATATTAA